From the genome of Nicotiana sylvestris chromosome 2, ASM39365v2, whole genome shotgun sequence, one region includes:
- the LOC104238089 gene encoding gamma conglutin 1-like, producing MATKAQLTSHLVASQDNALASTTQCGDCFLGFVQRGPGCNKDACYNHVENPLVEILTSGETAEDVLSIQSINGSFPGPVATIPKFIFSCAGSYVTQDLGKDVKGTIGFGHQSAVSIPAQLASTFKFSRKFAICLSSSIEQNGIIFIGN from the exons ATGGCTACAAAAGCTCAACTTACAAGCCATCTCGTTGCAAGTCAAGACAATGCACTAGCTAGCACCACACAATGTGGAGATTGCTTTCTGGGATTTGTACAACGTGGTCCAGGATGTAACAAAGATGCATGCTATAACCATGTTGAAAACCCACTTGTTGAAATCTTAACAAGTGGAGAAACTGCCGAGGATGTTTTGTCAATCCAATCCATTAACGGATCTTTTCCAG GCCCCGTTGCAACCATTCCAAAGTTTATATTCAGCTGCGCAGGATCATATGTAACTCAAGATCTCGGTAAAGATGTTAAAGGAACTATTGGTTTTGGACACCAAAGTGCAGTATCAATTCCTGCTCAACTTGCATCAACTTTCAAATTCAGCAGAAAATTTGCCATTTGCTTGAGCTCATCTATAGAACAAAATGGTATAATCTTCATTGGAAACTAA